Genomic segment of Arachis hypogaea cultivar Tifrunner chromosome 11, arahy.Tifrunner.gnm2.J5K5, whole genome shotgun sequence:
TCATCAAGTCAGAAGAGTAAAAATAGTTTTGAACAAATAGTTTAATATATTTGATCCAATTACTTAATGTAATACGTATTAACCGATCACATATACAATAATATGTATATCTACAAATTTTGTTTAAGAAAATCCCTATGGCCACATGATGATCTCCTTCCTTCTTCTTATAAAACAGAAGGAGCAAGGAAGATACCCAAAACGTACGTGGCTTTAGAAAAGTGCAACAATAATTTTCcatgcttaaaaaaaaaaaagatgaagattgaaaagAATAGAATGGTATTGATATTTGACCATATTGACCTGACTCACGTGTATGTTAGCACTTAGCACATTGAGAATATCCCAAAAACTAGTccatgtaaaataaaattttattttatttttgcataaCATGACCCACCAAAGAACGTGATCCTTGCTAAATcgtgttttcttttattaaagcTTTTCCATCCACATTAAAACAACGTACAACACAGTAGTAGTACCTTTATCTTTCTTGATGATTTTGACATCACTATATGCATTATTATTTTCTAGTTACATCACTATATTCAAAACtaacttttattatttataaaccatgtttttactttttacaccCTCCTAAAATAAACTCTATGATGGAATATCAAGACTAGCTAAATGGACTAAGCCATTATATTTGGCaaaaggggaaaagaaagaaaaattattaaaCATCTTATAAGTGCATATCCTTTAAATTATTCAGTTAACTTTAgtagttaatatttaataatcATTCATAGTAACACTAGCATACCGACAAGGTATAGGACTTGTTTAGAACTCAttctcaaaaaagattttttataaaaataaaaataattttttgtttggatatctcttataaaaaaatatttttatttatcaattatatttggataaaataagataaaagtatttttttattcgtttattatataaaaaacatctttaaaaaaaaatcttttaaaaaaatataaattgtagcttttcaaaaaaagatatattttttttcaattttcttaatgtttttacttttattattagaaatttgtcaaacacactacaaaataaaaaaaaaacttttttattcattaaaaaaagatttttttgtttttatcaatttaatggcgcccaaacaaacACATGGTTTgaataaataacttaattaagctctttttgataaagagtttaaacaataaatatttatattagaagtaacttataaataagtattttatttttggtattttaattttaaaagtgtttATTGTTAAAAAAGAATGATACGAAAATTTATATTAAAGAGAAGTCatttcttttaacttctctatagagattttaatagttttttcaagagttacaatttaattttaaaaattatactaaacaTTAATATCgtaatttttcataaattaaaaataaaaaaaaattatttatgaatttaTCCAAACTGATCTAAGAAATCCATAAGAATTATGAGTCGTCACTGTCTTCAACCAATAATTTGATTCTCACGTCTGAAATGGCTGAATTAATCTACGTAAGAACCAAGAAGCATTACTAAAAGCAAGTTGTTAAGGGGTCATTCTTAACTACCATGACTTGAGTCTCTGTCTCTCTTGTGTAACAAGTATAGATAATGGGAGAATAAAGAAGAATCCTACCAATTTAAACTCACAAGTGATTATTATTTCTACCAAGTTTCGGAGTTGAATCCTACGTTTACTTTTTGTTAGCAATAGACCTCAATTGGTTCATGTAGGTTTTGTCTATGAAAAAAAGCTTTAATATATGAACGCAAACTTTAAAATTTCTCACACACACGCAACCTTTCGTAGCTAATTAAGCATTGACAAAACTTCTCtgatctcttttttatttttttatatatataaaattttactaaaaagatTAAACACAATGTCCATGGTGTTGACATTTGGGCTGCATTAGGGACATTGAGATATAAAATTATGTTTGGCAGATGAGACATTTATAGAAATAATGTGttcagagacactgaattagtgtattttgtgtccatcctaacAAGAAGGACACAGAAATACTAACAagagaaacaacttattttttatttttctttcattattcttattaatttttcataattatattttttattgttatatttttcatcttaaattttttgaatgaaaaaaatgagaataaattgaattttcatcatttgttctagtttatcatcaAACAGAATTcaagaatataaaattttgtgtctctgtccatcaATGTCTTATCCTATCCTATTGTCAGTGTCTTATCTTATCATATTCTTAGAAATAAACGCAGTCTTAAATTCCATACCACAAACTAGCATAGTTCGCTTATTCATTGGACGATCTACAtgtgatgtaaaaaaaaaatttgtatcttgataaataatattttttatttttttttaaataataattttttatttataataaaaaatcctagaattcTATAAGGTTTTCAATTGTCTGGTATTAATTTTCCTAATTTAAAATAGTATATACTAGATAATTGATAGTATAGTAGTGTATAATATAAGTATTAATTATTTACTTAATTTTGTatgaactaataataataattattattttcttagCCTCAAGTTGTAACACAATTGTCGGTTCTTGACTCAATGATATTTCTAATGTCAatgcgtatatatatatatagttgataaTCTGACATAATGACACTTCCATTAAAAGCATCAGTACGAATGGTACTATTGTAGATCAAAACCAGTGATGTGAATATATTACTTATTATAAAATTTGAGCAGTGATGTGAATAAGTGAATGTGATCAAAGTAACAGCCacaccaatattaaaaataagaaaataaataataatttgagaATTTATTATTCCAAACAACCACAAACGCGGGCAGTGATTGATCTCATCAACTTGGTACCGAGTTCGTTGactattatttacaaattaaaactCCTAGCTGCTAACAACTTACTCATCTCATCTATATCTGGTTATtatcattttaataaaaaatgttaaaaatttaagttgttaattttttaaatttaagaaagctggcaaaaaaaaaaaaagcctaatCATACGCTTTTTATAACATTTATTTTGAGATattgagacagaaattaaaaaattaagattcaatatcatatttattagtttaaaaattaatattaaaattttagtctttatttctaaaattttagaaGTTTAGtatctctaaaaaataaaaacagaaaactaaaattttttaagatgaaaattgaaattttaataaaattttatacctaaaatacctcaatttcaattaattaattccaactttattttttgtgcaaattaaattagacttTCATTCTTATTTAAGTCTCTATCTTTTAGTCTCTGTCTTTCAATATCGGTTTTTCAATCTTTATCTCTCCTTCAAATGCTACCTAATTGCGTAATTTTTGTAATATGCAATTTTATTCTTTATGCGAGCGAAATTATATCTAAATGTTTAAAACggtaaaattctaaaaaattatttaattaaataattaatttataaaaaagtatagggtaccaacatattatctgtcaatttattactaacaataattaattattatattttaaacacatatataaagagatacattcaaaaaatatatctataaagacacttctattaaacatagtcataaaaaagatatttttgttagACATATCCACAGACACTTtcattaaatacaattataaataagagttggtaaAAATTGACAGAAATGTTGTTGGTAACCTAGCGagattgttaatttattttgtttaaataaaaaaagcccAAGCATGCTTTGAATAGGGTgttaagaggaaaaaaaaaaaaaaacacgaaaTCACAGTTTACTAGAATTAAAAAAAGCAATCCGTGTTTGTTCATGGAAACTCGCAAAAGCTTACCTTCTTTGACCGCCAGCAACTATGAACTAGCTAGGGTTGTTGTTTTTGttcttatatatatgtatctatctatctatatatatatatatatatatatacttactaTGCATGTTCCTTTGCTCACTCTGaccctcaaagaagaagaagaagaaaataaagtgcaaagtaaGTAATTCAAAGCACACAGCTTTGAATTCATTATAAACAAAGTCATAGGTTGCTCCTATACATCGCCGTGCACAACAAGAAACTCAACCCTCTCTCAAGGACTTCATATATATTAATCCATTCACCAAACCCCTTTTTGCTTCATTCATTATTCCCCTTAATTCCACACTGTtgaattcaaactcttttcactTCTTGACACGTTTTTGAACACCCCTTTAATTTCCATTGATTCAaccctctatatatatatatatatatatatcaatacaCACAATCATATTCAGCAACAATATtaacataacataagaaaggTAATGCATTTGTTCTGTATTTCATTTCATCTGTTTGATTTGGATTTTGGAGtctaagatttttaattttctgcAGCTAAATTATATATGGGATTATCACTTTCATTACTCCAATCGGCTTGGGAAGAAGTTGTTACATACTCTTCACTCATTGATGTACCTTTCAACATCACTTTTGCTTCCAAAGATGGAGCTTTGATTctgagagcatcatcaagcttcaacAAAAGAGAAGCTGATGATTCTGATTCTAATAATGTCACACGTTCAAGGCGTTTGAGGGAACACAGACCCCAGAATGTGGTTCTTGAAAGAAGCTACTCCTTTGTTCAACATAAGGAGGAGAAAATGGATCatgattcttcttcttccattgttAAGAGAGAAGTTCCTCTGCTTTCTCTGCCTCAGGAAGTGGTTTTCTCTTCACCTAGGCCAGTGAGTGAACTTGATGCTGCTGCAACAAAACTCCAAAAAGTGTATAAGAGTTACCGCACTAGAAGAAACCTTGCAGATTGTGCAGTTGTTGTTGAGGAGCTATGGTGGAAGGCTTTGGATTTTGCTGCTCTCAAGAGAAGTTCAGTTTCCTTTTTTGATGTGGAGAAGCCGGAAACCGCTGTGTCAAGGTGGGCAAGGGCTAGAACAAGAGCTGCTAAGGTTGGAAAAGGTTTATCCAAGGATGAAAAGGCACAAAAATTAGCACTTCAACATTGGCTTGAAGCTGtaagttacttatttttttaatgtgaagttgatagttgagaaacGTTAAATAATTTACACGTATACTTCTTGTGTTACAGATTGACCCTCGTCATCGCTATGGACATAATCTACACATATACTATGATATTTGGTTTGAAAGCCAGAGCACTCAGCCATTTTTCTACTGGTAAACTCTCTTGTTTATTCCCCATTCATCATATTCATTAGGAGAGAAGAGTGGTGTATTCTAAGCTTGTATATGGATATGCAATTATGCAGGTTGGATATTGGAGATGGCAAGGAAATAAATCTTGAGAAATGTCCAAGGACCACTCTGCAACGCCAGTGCATCAAGTATCTTGGACCTGTGAGTTTGTTAATTAATTCTATTAAACTATTCTTCCACCTTAATCCATGACAATAATAAAGAAGTCTTATGGCCCAGAAATTCAGCctaacagaatacataaattcaattacaCATTCTGTTTCAACAATTTAATCTGCATTCTGTTTTATCAGTTCCATCTGCACTCTTATCGCGCTCTACGCGCCCTCTAAAGATCAATCTTATTGCGCTCTACGcgcttattttttcattttttttgtcatgGGTTAAGGTAGaagaataatttaataaattcatAACAATACTTATTAGAGCATATGAAGTTTAAGTGTATGGTATGATCTAACATTGGGTGTTGATTGATTGTTGCAGAATGAAAGGGAAGAATATGAAGTGATTGTTGAGAATGGGAAGCTTGTGTACAAACAAGATGGGAGAGTTGTGGATACTGATGAAAAGTCAAAATGGATATTTGTTTTGAGCACCACAAGGTCTTTGTATGTTGGAAGAAAACAAAAGGGTACCTTTCAGCACTCAAGCTTTCTTTCTGGTGGTGCCACCACAGCAGCTGGCAGATTAGTTGCTCGTCGCGGTGTCCTTGaggtacatacatacatacatgattTTATTAAGGTGAAAAGTTGCATACATCTAGATAATAGTAAGAATTTAACGATTCTCAACTAATATCTTCGCATGAAGACAACTGTTCTGTTAGAATAAGAAAATTTCTGACATATTGTACACATTACAGGCAATTTGGCCTTATAGTGGTCACTACCACCCTACTGAAGAGAACTTCAAAGAGTTCATAAGCTTTCTTGAAGACAACAATGTAGACCTATCCAATGTGAAGGTATGTATTGATTCATGATTGGTTGTTGCGACTtaaggtagcatttgttttgaggtactgagacagagactgagagaccgagactcagtatcatgtttgttagtttagagactggtattaaaatttctgtctctgtctttaaaatttcagtatttcagtacttccaaaaagtggagacacaggagactaaaatttttagagatgaagactgaaactttaataacattttatacttaaaataccctcatttcagttaattaattccaattttaccttttgtgcaaattaaattagaattttattcttgtttcaatttctgtctcccattttacactaaacagaatactgagatttatttcaatttctgtcttttAATCTATGTCTATTAATCTCAATTTTTTCGTCTCTATTTCTCTATCAAACACTAcctgtaaaaaaaaattggacatGTCACTTACTAGATTATGTTGTTTTGGGTTTATGCAGAGATGTGCAATAGATGATGATACTCCATCACTGATTGGGACTAATTCATTCACTAACCAATCACAATCAGTACCTGCTACAACTGCAATTAATAATAAGAATGAGAGCAACATTGTACCAACCAATAAGGAGGGTGGCCAAATATTAAACCTCTCAAAGAGGTTGTCTTGCAAGTGGTCAACTGGGGCTGGGCCTCGTATTGGGTGTGTGCGTGACTACCCTGGACACCTTCAATCAAGAGCGTTGGAGCATGTCCATTTGTCTCCAAGGCCCACTTCTTCACGCGTTACTAACTATGGCCCAATTCCATCACCTAGGCCCAGCCCAAAAGTTAGAATGTCCCCTAGGCTTGCATATATGGGATTACCAAGCCCAAGAAACCCAATCCCAGCTGCAAGTTAAGGCCCAATAAAACTGAGAAATCTTGGTGGATGAGAGTAGAGGAACTAACCACAAATCTTCTTtcattctttatttctttt
This window contains:
- the LOC112723650 gene encoding IQ domain-containing protein IQM1 translates to MGLSLSLLQSAWEEVVTYSSLIDVPFNITFASKDGALILRASSSFNKREADDSDSNNVTRSRRLREHRPQNVVLERSYSFVQHKEEKMDHDSSSSIVKREVPLLSLPQEVVFSSPRPVSELDAAATKLQKVYKSYRTRRNLADCAVVVEELWWKALDFAALKRSSVSFFDVEKPETAVSRWARARTRAAKVGKGLSKDEKAQKLALQHWLEAIDPRHRYGHNLHIYYDIWFESQSTQPFFYWLDIGDGKEINLEKCPRTTLQRQCIKYLGPNEREEYEVIVENGKLVYKQDGRVVDTDEKSKWIFVLSTTRSLYVGRKQKGTFQHSSFLSGGATTAAGRLVARRGVLEAIWPYSGHYHPTEENFKEFISFLEDNNVDLSNVKRCAIDDDTPSLIGTNSFTNQSQSVPATTAINNKNESNIVPTNKEGGQILNLSKRLSCKWSTGAGPRIGCVRDYPGHLQSRALEHVHLSPRPTSSRVTNYGPIPSPRPSPKVRMSPRLAYMGLPSPRNPIPAAS